The Acanthochromis polyacanthus isolate Apoly-LR-REF ecotype Palm Island chromosome 17, KAUST_Apoly_ChrSc, whole genome shotgun sequence genome has a window encoding:
- the aifm1 gene encoding apoptosis-inducing factor 1, mitochondrial isoform X2, with protein MLPELSPPSEPPAAPAELAEPAPAELAEPAPAELAEPAPAELAEPAPAPVVESEPAAAAETPTAEPPEPQPEVVAESATDSTPASLKVPSHTPYLLIGGGTASFAAARSIRARDPGARVLIVTDEPDLPYMRPPLSKELWFSDDPSVTETLRFKQWNGKERSIYFQPPSFYINSEELASAENGGVAVLTGKKVVHMDVRGNKVKLDDDTEISYDKCLIATGGVPRNLQVIERAGEEVMKKTTLFRKIEDFKSLDNVSRNAKSITIIGGGFLGSELACALGRRSESGLEVIQMFPEKGNMGKVLPEYLSNWTTEKVKREGVKVISEALVKSVTCKDDRLEIHLKDGRLVTTDHIVAAVGLEPNVDLAKSAGLEVDSDFGGYRVNAELQARSNIWVAGDAACFYDIRLGRRRVEHHDHAVVSGRLAGENMTGASKPYWHQSMFWSDLGPDVGYEAIGIVDSSLPTVGVFAKATAKDTPKAATEKSGTGIRSESETEDTATSPVASVTPVPPVAHKDDYGKGVIFYLRDKVVVGIILWNVFNRMPIARKIIKDGEEHADLNEVAKLFNIHED; from the exons ATGCTACCAGAACTGTCACCGCCATCAGAGcctccagcagcaccagcagagCTCGCAGAGCCTGCCCCGGCCGAGCTCGCAGAGCCTGCCCCGGCCGAGCTCGCAGAGCCTGCCCCGGCCGAGCTCGCAGAGCCTGCCCCAGCACCAGTTGTGGAGAGTG AACccgcagctgcagcagaaacacccACAGCAGAGCCACCCGAGCCTCAGCCGGAAGTTGTGGCAGAGAGTG CAACAGACTCCACCCCTGCCTCTCTCAAAGTACCCTCACACACCCCCTACCTCCTGATCGGTGGAGGTACTGCCTCTTTCGCCGCTGCCCGGTCTATTCGAGCCAGAGACCCCGGTGCCAGG GTACTGATTGTGACTGATGAGCCAGACCTTCCATACATGAGACCACCTCTTTCAAAAGAGCTGTGGTTCTCTGATGATCCCAGTGTGACGGAAACACTGCGTTTCAAACAATGGAATGGAAAAGAAAGAAG tatCTACTTCCAGCCACCGTCATTCTACATTAATTCAGAAGAATTGGCAAGTGCAGAAAATGGGGGAGTGGCTGTTCTCACTGGCAAAAAG GTGGTACACATGGATGTGAGAGGAAACAAAGTAAAACTGGACGATGACACTGAGATTTCATATGACAAGTGTTTGATTGCTACAG GCGGTGTGCCAAGAAACCTGCAGGTCATCGAAAGAGCTGGAGAGGAGGTGATGAAGAAGACGACTTTGTTCCGCAAG ATTGAGGATTTCAAATCACTTGACAACGTCTCCAGAAACGCAAAGTCCATCACAATCATCGGAGGCGGTTTCTTGGGCAGCGAGCTGGCCTGTGCCCTTGGCAGGAGAT CTGAGTCTGGCCTGGAGGTGATACAGATGTTCCCTGAGAAGGGTAACATGGGAAAAGTGCTGCCTGAGTATCTGAGCAACTGGACAACAGAAAAAGTCAAAAGAG AGGGTGTAAAAGTCATCTCAGAAGCATTGGTGAAATCTGTGACTTGCAAAGATGATAGGTTAGAAATCCATCTGAAAGATGGCCGATTG GTGACAACTGATCACATTGTTGCAGCTGTCGGCCTGGAGCCTAACGTTGATCTTGCCAAGTCAGCAGGTCTGGAGGTGGACTCTGACTTTGGCGGTTATCGGGTCAATGCAGAACTGCAAGCTAGGTCCAATATTTGGGTG GCAGGAGATGCTGCATGCTTCTACGACATCAGACTCGGCCGCAGACGAGTGGAGCACCACGATCACGCTGTTGTGAGTGGTCGACTAGCAGGAGAGAACATGACAGGAGCCAGCAAACCCTACTGGCATCAGTCTATGTTCTG GAGTGACCTGGGTCCTGATGTAGGCTACGAGGCCATCGGGATCGTTGACAGCAGTCTGCCAACAGTAGGCGTATTTGCCAAAGCCACTGCCAAGGACACACCGAAAGCCGCTACAGAAAAGTCCG GTACTGGGATCCGCTCGGAAAGTGAAACAGAGGACACGGCCACCAGCCCAGTGGCCTCTGTGACACCCGTTCCTCCTGTGGCTCACAAAGACGACTATGGCAAAGGAGTCATCTTCTACCTGAGAGACAAAGTGGTGGTGGGCATTATCCTGTGGAATGTATTCAACAGGATGCCCATTGCAAGGAAG ATTATCAAGGATGGAGAGGAGCATGCAGATCTGAATGAAGTGGCCAAGCTGTTCAACATTCATGAGGATTAG
- the aifm1 gene encoding apoptosis-inducing factor 1, mitochondrial isoform X1: MLPELSPPSEPPAAPAELAEPAPAELAEPAPAELAEPAPAELAEPAPAPVVESEPAAAAETPTAEPPEPQPEVVAESATDSTPASLKVPSHTPYLLIGGGTASFAAARSIRARDPGARVLIVTDEPDLPYMRPPLSKELWFSDDPSVTETLRFKQWNGKERSIYFQPPSFYINSEELASAENGGVAVLTGKKVVHMDVRGNKVKLDDDTEISYDKCLIATGGVPRNLQVIERAGEEVMKKTTLFRKIEDFKSLDNVSRNAKSITIIGGGFLGSELACALGRRSAESGLEVIQMFPEKGNMGKVLPEYLSNWTTEKVKREGVKVISEALVKSVTCKDDRLEIHLKDGRLVTTDHIVAAVGLEPNVDLAKSAGLEVDSDFGGYRVNAELQARSNIWVAGDAACFYDIRLGRRRVEHHDHAVVSGRLAGENMTGASKPYWHQSMFWSDLGPDVGYEAIGIVDSSLPTVGVFAKATAKDTPKAATEKSGTGIRSESETEDTATSPVASVTPVPPVAHKDDYGKGVIFYLRDKVVVGIILWNVFNRMPIARKIIKDGEEHADLNEVAKLFNIHED; encoded by the exons ATGCTACCAGAACTGTCACCGCCATCAGAGcctccagcagcaccagcagagCTCGCAGAGCCTGCCCCGGCCGAGCTCGCAGAGCCTGCCCCGGCCGAGCTCGCAGAGCCTGCCCCGGCCGAGCTCGCAGAGCCTGCCCCAGCACCAGTTGTGGAGAGTG AACccgcagctgcagcagaaacacccACAGCAGAGCCACCCGAGCCTCAGCCGGAAGTTGTGGCAGAGAGTG CAACAGACTCCACCCCTGCCTCTCTCAAAGTACCCTCACACACCCCCTACCTCCTGATCGGTGGAGGTACTGCCTCTTTCGCCGCTGCCCGGTCTATTCGAGCCAGAGACCCCGGTGCCAGG GTACTGATTGTGACTGATGAGCCAGACCTTCCATACATGAGACCACCTCTTTCAAAAGAGCTGTGGTTCTCTGATGATCCCAGTGTGACGGAAACACTGCGTTTCAAACAATGGAATGGAAAAGAAAGAAG tatCTACTTCCAGCCACCGTCATTCTACATTAATTCAGAAGAATTGGCAAGTGCAGAAAATGGGGGAGTGGCTGTTCTCACTGGCAAAAAG GTGGTACACATGGATGTGAGAGGAAACAAAGTAAAACTGGACGATGACACTGAGATTTCATATGACAAGTGTTTGATTGCTACAG GCGGTGTGCCAAGAAACCTGCAGGTCATCGAAAGAGCTGGAGAGGAGGTGATGAAGAAGACGACTTTGTTCCGCAAG ATTGAGGATTTCAAATCACTTGACAACGTCTCCAGAAACGCAAAGTCCATCACAATCATCGGAGGCGGTTTCTTGGGCAGCGAGCTGGCCTGTGCCCTTGGCAGGAGAT CAGCTGAGTCTGGCCTGGAGGTGATACAGATGTTCCCTGAGAAGGGTAACATGGGAAAAGTGCTGCCTGAGTATCTGAGCAACTGGACAACAGAAAAAGTCAAAAGAG AGGGTGTAAAAGTCATCTCAGAAGCATTGGTGAAATCTGTGACTTGCAAAGATGATAGGTTAGAAATCCATCTGAAAGATGGCCGATTG GTGACAACTGATCACATTGTTGCAGCTGTCGGCCTGGAGCCTAACGTTGATCTTGCCAAGTCAGCAGGTCTGGAGGTGGACTCTGACTTTGGCGGTTATCGGGTCAATGCAGAACTGCAAGCTAGGTCCAATATTTGGGTG GCAGGAGATGCTGCATGCTTCTACGACATCAGACTCGGCCGCAGACGAGTGGAGCACCACGATCACGCTGTTGTGAGTGGTCGACTAGCAGGAGAGAACATGACAGGAGCCAGCAAACCCTACTGGCATCAGTCTATGTTCTG GAGTGACCTGGGTCCTGATGTAGGCTACGAGGCCATCGGGATCGTTGACAGCAGTCTGCCAACAGTAGGCGTATTTGCCAAAGCCACTGCCAAGGACACACCGAAAGCCGCTACAGAAAAGTCCG GTACTGGGATCCGCTCGGAAAGTGAAACAGAGGACACGGCCACCAGCCCAGTGGCCTCTGTGACACCCGTTCCTCCTGTGGCTCACAAAGACGACTATGGCAAAGGAGTCATCTTCTACCTGAGAGACAAAGTGGTGGTGGGCATTATCCTGTGGAATGTATTCAACAGGATGCCCATTGCAAGGAAG ATTATCAAGGATGGAGAGGAGCATGCAGATCTGAATGAAGTGGCCAAGCTGTTCAACATTCATGAGGATTAG